The genomic segment ACCTGAAGTTTACAGTTCTCCTGCCTAACGATTCAAGTCACTATTAGCACTATTAACATTGAGCTTCTACAATACcgagtattttattttatgtaagCCTTGCTTGAGTTGACCCTGTTAAGTGATTCCTATCATGGTTATTGTAACGATATTCTTTGTAGTAACCATTTTTGTAGTAACAcccccattcattcattcactcacataTTCATTTCCAGGACGTTGAACATGAAGCAGTCGACGAAGCGGAGGTCTTCTCCGACCACCGAGAGGGAGTTCGGAGGAACCCTCGGTAAGCCAGCATCAATAATATCACCCCACCAGGTCACTGATCTCAGAGTCTGGAAGCTCGTCTTACTGTAAAACGGTACAGTGCGCCCCCTCTGGGGAATCAGGCGCTATTACACCCGACCTCCACGATGGGCTGAAGAGTGTGAGATGACGTCTCTAAATGATTTGTTTTATGTGTTCAGTGAGGGGTCTCCATATGTTTTCCAAGTTGTTCACGTGTATACGTTTCTGTTCTCTACAAtatagggctgtcacttttgtGAAAAATCAAGTTCGAACAGATATCGAATATATAAAGCGATGTAttagaatatattcgaatatctACGAGGCCATTTCCTCTCTGAGAAAACCTTTGTTTGATCAACTTAATCACTATCAAGTGCCCCTATGTGCATATCACAAACTTTGCGGAATCAGAACTGCCCAGCACAAACAATGACAgaagacagcagcagcaggagtaCTAAGGCCTATAGCATGTATGCAATAATTCAGTGATTAATGAATGAACACCAGTCTATCAACTTGATCTGGATCAAGTGCGGCTCTCTTTGTATTCAGGATGTTACCCGCGGTGGACGTCCCGTTCGGAGGGCACAGGCGTGCCTGGCACACATGGGTAGAAGAGAGAAGCGGGTAATGTTGAGGCAGAAGTGGGTATTTGTTCAGCCCGTGTCTCTCCGGTGCAGCGTGTTGCTGTCTGCCGGGATGACTTGGGGTCGCGGTCTTCCGCTCAGGCGGGCTGCTCTGTGTGTTATCCGTTTTCTAAACAGGATATATTATTATTTGCTTGATAAGAGCGCCTGCGAATGGATAAGATGGTAAACGATAAAATAAAACCTAACGGTCGAATCATTCACTGTGAAAAAATGTGCTACACAACATGGCACTTTAAAAAGTCAAGTCCTGATCTGACCGCAGGCCTGCAGACGGTCCCTGAAGAAGCAACAGAGCAGTACTCAccgatgtaggcctacagacagCAGACCAGAGCAGTACTCAccgatgtaggcctacagacagAACCAACAGAGCAGTACTCACCGATGTAGGCCTATAGACAGAACCAACAGAGCAGTACTCAccgatgtaggcctacagacagAACCAACAGAGCAGTACTCAccgatgtaggcctacagacagAACCAACAGAGCAGTACTCACCGATGTAGGTCTACAGACAGAACCAACAGAGCAGTACTCACCGATGTAGGCCTCAGACAGAACCAACAGAGCAGTACTCACCGATGTAGGCCTCAGTCAGAACCAATAGAGCAGTGCACACACCGATGTAGGCCTCAGACAGAACCAATAGAGCAGTACTCACACCGATGTAGGCCTCAGACAGAACCAGTAGAGCAGTACTCACCGATGTAGGCCTCAGACAGAACCAATAGAGCAGTACTCACACCGATGTAGGCCTCAGACAGAACCAGTAGAGCAGTACTCACCGATGTAGGCCTCAGACAGAACCAGTAGAGCAGTACTCACCGATGTAGGCCTCAGACAGAACCAGTAGAGCAGTACTCACCGATGTAGGCCTCAGACAGAACCAGTAGAGCAGTACTCACCGATGTAGGCCTCAGACAGAACCAATAGAGCCGTACTcactgatgtaggcctacagacagCAGACCAGAGCAGTACTCACCGATGTAGGCCTCAGACAGAACCAACAGAGCAGCACTCACCGATGTAGCCTACAGACAGAACCAACAGAGCAGCACTCACCGATGTAGCCTACAGGGCAGGGTTCCATCAGACCTATTTCAGGAACAAAGCGGAGCAGATGAAGTCAGTGAGCCGTGACTGTTGTGTTTCTGAGTGAGCAGCTCTGATGCTGTTTACTGTCGCTCATGAATAATGGAACAGTCCCAACACAGCGGGCCCCAAGTGGAGCGTGGGATTCCCACTGAGTTGGTTGCCTGGCAACAGCAGGTTGCTAGTTTGGTCGGCTTGGCTCCTCCTGACTGAAGAGTTGAGGGTTCTTTGAGCAAGGCACTAAGGCACCTCACCTGTGCCCGCTGGCAGCAGGCTGAGGCCCTTGTGTCTCTAGGTCCAGTTCTCTGGTCCAATGGTCTGTTATGCCCAGTAAccatggttcctgtctcctaggGGCCAGCTGAATCCCTGTCCTCTCATTGGTCCCCAGTAAccatggttcctgtctcctaggGGCCAGCTGTATCCCTGTCCTCTCATTGGTCCCCAGTAAccatggttcctgtctcctaggGGCCAGCTGAATCCCTGTCCTCTCATTGGTCCCCAGTAAccatggttcctgtctcctaggGGCCAGCTGAATCCCTGTCCTCTCATTGGTCCCCAGTAAccatggttcctgtctcctaggGGCCAGCTGTATCCCTGTCCTCTCATTGGTCCCCAGTAAccatggttcctgtctcctaggGGCCAGCTGTATCCCTGTCCTCTCATTGGTCCCCAGTAAccatggttcctgtctcctaggGGCCAGCTGTATCCCTGTCCTCTCATTGGTCCCCAGTAAccatggttcctgtctcctaggGGCCAGCTGTATCCCTGTCCTCTCATTGGTCCCCAGTAAccatggttcctgtctcctaggGGCCAGCTGTATCCCTGTCCTCTCATTGGTCCCCAGTAAccatggttcctgtctcctaggGGCCAGCTGTATCCCTGTCCTCTCATTGGTCCCCAGTAAccatggttcctgtctcctaggGGCCAGCTGTATCCCTGTCCTCTCATTGGTCCCCAGTAAccatggttcctgtctcctaggGGCCAGCTGTATCCCTGTCCTCTCATTGGTCCCCAGTAAccatggttcctgtctcctaggGGCCAGCTGTATCCCTGTCCTCTCATTGGTCCCCAGTAAccatggttcctgtctcctaggGGCCAGCTGTATCCCTGTCCTCTCATTGGTCCCCAGTAAccatggttcctgtctcctaggGGCCAGCTGTATCCCTGTCCTCTCATTGGTCCCCAGTAAccatggttcctgtctcctaggGGCCAGCTGTATCCCTGTCCTCTCATTGGTCCCCAGTAAccatggttcctgtctcctaggGGCCAGCTGTATCCCTGTCCTCTCATTGGTCCCCAGTAAccatggttcctgtctcctaggGGCCAGCTGTATGCCTGTCCTCTCATTGGTCCCCAGTAAccatggttcctgtctcctaggGGCCAGCTGTATCCCGGTGTTGCTGCCCCTGCTGGTGCTGTTCCTGCTCAGCGTCAGCCGGTCCCCGGGGGCCAGCCTGCTGCAGTggcccccccagctcccccccccctccgctctctgggaccccctggcccccctccTGCTGCTGGGCTGGTTCACCCTCCACGCCTTCCTCTACCTGCTGCCCCTGGGCAAGGCACGtggccgtctgtctgcctgtctgtctgtctgtctgtctgtctgtctgtctgtctgtctgtctgtctgtctgtctgtcctactgtctgtctgtctgtctgtccatcctactgtctgtttgtccgtctgtctgtttgtccgtctgtctgtatgtctgtctgtccgtcctactgtctgtctgtccatcctactgtctgtttgtccgtctgtctgtttgtccgtctgtctgtctgtctgtctgtctgtctgtctgtctgtccgtcctactgtctgtctgtctgtctgtctgtccatcctactgtctgtctgtctgtctgtctgtctgtccatcctactgtctgtctgtctgtctgtctgtcagtctgtccgtcctactgtctgtctgtctgtctagtgAACGTTGTTCTAGTTCTCCCATGTTCCCCATGAGGAGGGTGGCTGACTGTTGGACGGCTGTTGGACGACTGTTGGACGACTGTTGGCTGACTGTTGGCTGACTGTTTGTGTGCAGGTGTCTGAGGGGCTGGTGCTGAAGAACGGAACGCGCCTCAAATACCCCATCAACGGTACGTGGTGCTTAGTGTttactggtttgtgtgtgtgttagtgtttactggtttgtgtgtgtgtaagtctgcagtggtttgtgtgtgttttagtggcttgtgtgtgtgtgtgtgtgtgtgtgtgtgtgtgttagtgtttgtgtgtgtgttagtgcttagtggtttgtgtgtgtgttagtgtttagtagtttgtgtgtgtgttagtggtttgtgtttgtgtgttagttttAAGTgttttgtggtttgtgtgtgcgtgtgttagtgttcgccatagtgttttagtgtgtggtgagttgtgtgtgtctgtgtgtgtgtgttagtgctagTGAAtggtgagttgtgtgtgtgtgtgtgttagtgtatggtgagttgtgtgtgtgtgtgtgtgtgtgtgtgtgtgtgtgttagtgtatggtgagttgtgtgtgtgtttgtgtatagtgagctttgtgtgtggtgagttgtgtgtgtgtgtgtgtgtgttagtgtacggtgagttgtgtgtgtgtgtgtgtgtgtgtgtgtgtgtgtgttagtgtatggtgagttgtgtgtgtgtgttagtgtatagtgagctgtgtgtgtgtgtatgtttgtgtatggtgAGTTGTGTGCGAGGGTTTTACGGCCCTGTTTGTGAGGAGCACTTCTGTGCTTCCAGGCTGTTTTTTCCTCACCCAGAAGGTTTGATAATCAGCCGTTCATGGAGAAGTTCTCTGGTCAACTTTATAACGTCAAGGATGTTTTAGTCGTCACAAAAACAGAATAAGGAATGTGAGATTAGAACCACGTTTTAATGCCAGCTGTTTGTCCCTTTTTTACTGTGTGTACTATAGAACAACTAGGATGAACCTTATAATAATGGCTCTGCAGTGAATGCTAAAGTCTCTCTTCAATAGAAGCCCCGATATCTTTGTCCAGATATCCATGTATTACCTTTCTGTTACCTTGACACGACAGTCTCATACTTCATcacctttctcttcttctgtctcctcctccatcaccttcacctccatctcctctcaccttcacctccatctccccttcactcatcctcctcctcccccctctccccttccttccctcctcctcctcctcccccctctcccctcccctgctcctcctcctcccccctcccctcctcccccctctccccttccctgctcctcctcccccctctcccctcacctgctcctcctcctcccccctcacctcctccctctcccctcccctctcctcctccaggcttcCATGCGCTGGTCATCAGTGTGGGGCTGcagatgctgctgctgtggctgggcTTCCCGCTGGGCTCTCTGTTTGACCTCCTGCTGCCCCTGGCCGTCTGCGCCACGgggctctccttcctcctgtccTTCTACCTCTACATCAGCTCCTTCTGGGCCCCGCCCCACGCCCTGGCCCCCGGCGGGAACACGGGTCAGTACCGAATGTCAACCCTTAACTTAACCCTAACATCCCTTAACTTTACCCCACCAACCCTCAACTTCACACTAACATCCCTTAACTTTACCCTAACAACCTTAACTTTACCCTAGCAACCCATAACTTAACCTTAGCAACCCATAACTTGACCTTAGCAACCCTTAACTTTACCCTAGCAACCCTTAACTTTACCCTAGCAACCCATAACTTAACCCTAGCAACCCTTAACTTTACCCTAGCAACCCTTAACTTTACCCTAGCAACCCTTAACTTTACCTTAGCAACCCTTAACTTTACCCTAACAACCCTTAACTTTACCCTAACAACCCTTACCTTTACCCTAACAACCTTAACATTACCCTAGCAACCCATAACTTTACCCTAGCAACCCATAACTTAACCCTAGCAACCCTTAACTTTACCTTAGCAACCCTTAACTTTACCCTAACAACCCTTAACTTTACCCTAACAACCCTTACCTTTACCCTAACAACCTTAACATTACCCTAGCAACCCATAACTTTACCCTAGCAACCCATAACTTAACCCTAGCAACCCTTAATTTTACCCTAGCAACCCTAAACTTTACCCTAGCAACCCTTAACCTGAGCCCCTCTGCCCCCTGTAGGTAACCCGCTGTATGACTTCTTCATCGGGCGGGAGCTCAACCCTCGCATCGGGAACTTTGACCTCAAGTATTTCTGTGAGCTGAGGCCGGGTCTGATTGGCTGGGTGAGTTCACAGGAAATGACCTCAACCTGAACCGTAAGCACTTCAGCTGATTGTCTGGGCAAGTTCACAGGAAATGACCTCAACCCGAACCATAAGCATTTCGGCTGGACAAAGAAATGGATATGTTGAAAAATTTTACACAATTTTACTGTCACAAAGACCGGGGCCATTTTGATCAGGAACAACCTGggctgtgtctcaattcaggggacgcatccttcgaagggtgCATTCGAAGGCCAATTGAGTCACTGCGACGCGTCAAGGCTGTCCCATTTCGAAggctccttcaaatgcggccgaCAAATGCAGCCTTCTTCACGGtccaacgtatcccaagattcattgcgaatgggatttttttttcagaaatgcCGTTGGAGAAAGCAGCAAATTGCGTATTTAATGGAAAAACtatgtaaaaacatttattatattaaaattaAGTTGGGACTATTTAAAATGTGTAACTTTATTGTCAAAGTTCAATGACATTAACACGAGGCACGAGCCATATAACGTTAAACTATTaaagttatattattatataaggGCTCCATATTTCTCCTCCGCCGTCCGGTTTGAACcgcagctgtcagggttgctaggtgacaggagcgGCGCGTCGTCACGCGAGGTGAAGGGTGTCAACGGCTTGTTACGCAGACTTGAAATGCTCCGTAGGCCAGACCGTCTCATTTAAAAACGTTCGTTCGGCCTTCGGTCCGGCCTTCACGGTCTAGGAAGGCCACGCCTTcatagaccgcgtccttcgaaggatgcgtcccctgaagTGAGACACAGCCAGGGTGTCTATGTGGAATAGACATGAGCTGTAGTTGTATTTCATACCATCAGGGGGCGCTGCTTAGCAGCTAACACAAGCCAGAGCACAACGACTGGATGAAGTGGAGAATGGGCCATAGACAGTCTGGATGTGACGTCGCATGTCGAATCTGATCACCAATACGTCTGGACCTTATTTAATACGGACGACAGGAACTAAAGTACAACCTGTTCTGCTCCCGTACATCAAGTCTCATGAGTCTTGGAAAAGCGAGTGACCCTTGGAAATACAACGAAATAAAAAACCTCCTAGATCTGTGGTAATCCTTTTGTGTGTCATAATTCATCATGCAATTGTGTAATTCCTTGACAAAGCAAGAAGAAAcccatatgtttttctttactCAAGTTCAATTCAACTTATATTTATTGCATATGACTAAAATAAATGGTATATGAATATAGAATAAATAAGTAAGACAATAAAAAAAGTAAGTTATTTAAAAAACCATCAAAGCATCAAGCATTTCAGGCCATCAGCAGTCCATGCAGTCAGGGGGacagtcctggagctccccAGCCTCACCGCCTCTGGGAGGAGCTGTGCTGTAGCCTGGTGGTCCCGGGCCTCTGCCGTAGGGGAGGGGGTCCACAGGCTGTGGGCCGGGGGAGAGGGTTCTCTCATGATGTTCGAGGCACAGCTCCTGCATCTGCTGGCGGAGATGTTGTCCAGGGAAGGGAgactgctgtctctctctctctgtctgtctctctctctctctatgtctgtctctctccctctctccctctctctctccctctctccctctctgtctgtctgtctgtgtctgtctgtctgtctgtctgtctgtctgtctgtctgtctgtctgtctgtctctgaatgtctgtctgtctgtctctgaatgtctgtatgtctctctctgaccaccagtctctctctctctgaacaccagtctctctctctgaccaccagtctctctctgaccacctgtcagtctgcctgtctgtctgtctctaccctgtgtctgtctgtttgtctctctctctctgaccaccagtctctctctctgaccaccagtctctctctctgaccacctgtctgtctatctgtctgtctgtctgtctctaccctgtgtctgtctgtttgtctctctctctctgaccaccagtctctctctctgaccaccagtctctctctctgaccaccagtctctctctctgaccaccagtctctctctctgaccacctgtctgtctgtctgtctgtctgtctgtctgtctgtctgtctgtctgtctgtctgtctctgaatgtctgtctgtctgtctctgaatgtctgtctgtctctctctgaccaccagtctctctctctctgaacaccagtctctctctctgaccaccagtctctctctgaccacctgtcagtctgcctgtctgtctgtctctaccctgtgtctgtctgtttgtctctctctctctgaccaccagtctctctctctgaccaccagtctctctctctgaccacctgtctgtctatctgtctgtctgtctgtctgtctctaccctgtgtctgtctgtttgtctctctctctctgaccaccagtctctctctctgaccaccagtctctctctctgaccaccagtctctctctctgaccaccagtctctctctctgaccacctgtctgtctgtctgtctgtcaggtggTGGTGAACCTGGGCATGCtgatgaaggaggtggagctgagggACGGAGCCTCTCTGGCCATGCTGCTGGTCAACGGCTTCCAGCTGCTCTACGTAGCCGACGCCCTCTGGAACGAGgccagtacccccccccctgcccccctccctgccctgtCCCTTGACTGTCCGTCCTGACGCTGCCGTTCTCTGCAGGAGGCGGTTCTCACCACCATGGACATCGTCCACGACGGCTTCGGCTTCATGCTGGCCTTCGGGGACCTGGCCTGGGTGCCCTTTGCCTACAGCCTGCAGGCCTCCTTCCTGGTGGTGCACCCCGTGGAGCtgggggccgccgccgccaccgccatcgTCCTGCTCAacggtagccccccccccccacgcctgaCAGCAGGCCCGGTACCTCCAGTTGAGCTGGACAGGGtatctaacccctaaccctaaccccgcaGTATGCCTTGCTCTTACCCGTTGAGCTGGGTCAGGGGCATCAAGCTCTGTGATGCGGTTCAGAGGAGTGTTATCAAGTGTTTCCTCATCCCTCTGTTTCCTCAGGGATTGGATATTACATCTTCAGGAAGTCCAACTCTCAGAAGAACGTGTTCCGCCGCGACCCCAAGCACCCCAGCGTGTCCAGTGAGTAGCAGAGGAGTAGCTGCTCCTCAGTGAGTAGTAGAGGAGTAGCTGCTCCTCAGTGAGTAGTATTGGAGTAGCTGCTCCTCAGTGAGTAGTATTGGAGTAGCTGCTCCTCAGTGAGTAGTAGAGGAGTAGCTCCTCCTCAGTGAGTAGCAGAGGAGTAGCTGCTCCTCAGTGAGTAGTAGAGGAGT from the Gadus macrocephalus chromosome 7, ASM3116895v1 genome contains:
- the tm7sf2 gene encoding delta(14)-sterol reductase TM7SF2, which produces MKQSTKRRSSPTTEREFGGTLGASCIPVLLPLLVLFLLSVSRSPGASLLQWPPQLPPPSALWDPLAPLLLLGWFTLHAFLYLLPLGKVSEGLVLKNGTRLKYPINGFHALVISVGLQMLLLWLGFPLGSLFDLLLPLAVCATGLSFLLSFYLYISSFWAPPHALAPGGNTGNPLYDFFIGRELNPRIGNFDLKYFCELRPGLIGWVVVNLGMLMKEVELRDGASLAMLLVNGFQLLYVADALWNEEAVLTTMDIVHDGFGFMLAFGDLAWVPFAYSLQASFLVVHPVELGAAAATAIVLLNGIGYYIFRKSNSQKNVFRRDPKHPSVSSLETIATATGKRLLVSGWWGLVRHPNYLGDLLMALAWSLPCGFSHLLPYFYVGYFTVLLVHREARDERQCRAKYGQAWDAYCQRVPYRIFPYLY